The Myroides fluvii region TTTACAGTCTATCAATTCAATCAAGAAGTCTATCAAAAGACGCTAGATATAGTGCAAAATACGCACTTGGGTAAAATTATCCTTGAAACGAACCAACGCTTAGACGAAGTAAAAATTGTTGCGCAACAAAAAGTCATTGAGCGCAAAATAGACCGCCTTATTTTTAACCTCGACCGCACCGTAGTGGGTACGGGAGGAAATGTATTGGAAGCATTGAAAGCTACACCAAGCGTTCGCGTATCGCCAACGGGTATACAAATTGTCGGTAAAAATCAGGTATTGGTACTCCTTGATGATCGCCCTACCTATCTATCTGGAGAGGAGTTGATGCGCTATTTAGAAAGCATGAGCAGTTCGGATATTCAGCGCATTGAAGTTATCACAACTCCTCCTGCTAAATACGAGGCGGAGGGAAATAGTGGCATCTTAAATATCGTGACGAAAAAGAATGCGATAGACGCTTGGAATGCCGTTGCGGGCACCACCTACCAACGAAGCAAGCGCAATACCATGCGCTACAACGCAGGATTCAATTGGAATCAAAAAGGATGGAACCTCAAAGCCAATGTCAATTTTGGAGATGCCCGATTTTTGCGCCAGTGGAATAACGATTTGTATTATCTAAATGAAACTTGGGAAAGTAGAAGTGCCACAGCAGGTAGAAACGACTACTACAACCTCAATTTTGCCTTATCGCGTCAACTGACCAAAAATTGGGAGATGGGGCTCAAAATAGCCAAGAACAACTACAACTTTAGAGGACCAACCGGAGGCAAAACGACGCGTTATGCAAACGGTGAATTGCATTCTTTTATCACCGAAGATTCCAAAGAGCAATCCAAATCAGATCGTCTAATCCTCTCTTATTTCAACGAAATTAAATTGGATACCTTGGGTAAAAAAATAACGGTAGACCTGGACTATATTAACAGTGATCAACCCAATTTTCGACAGTTTACTTCTGCAACGTTAGATCCTCAAGGATTGCCTATGCCCAATCGCTTCCTTCAGGGAGGAAACGACAATCAAAACGACATTGAAAATTATGTAGGTAAACTCGATATTGACCTTCCGTTCTCGGGGATCAACCTCCAGTTGGGAACGAAACTATCCGTTTCCAAAACAAATAACAATTTACTGATTTACAATAAATTGAACCAAAATAAACAGCAAAACCAATTTGATTATAAAGAAAACAATCAGGCCTTTTATGTCTCTGCAAACAAAACGTGGATGGATCGATTAACTGCCCAAGTAGGCTTGCGCTTAGAAGCTACACAAACCGTAGGTTATGCGTCTGCTTTGGATCAAACCAACAGAAGCAAAGAAGTTAAGCTTTTTCCCACCGTTTATGTCAACTATGTCGCAAATGAAGCACATAGCTTTGGTTTCAACTATTCCACGCGTATCAATCGACCGAATTTTGAGAGTTTAAATCCAACGCGCTCTACATATAACGAATACAGCTATCACGAGGGGAATCCCTTTTTAAAACCAGCCTACACCACCAACTTTGAATTGATTCATACCTACAAGAAATTAGAATCCAAAATCTTTTACAGCCAGTTGAAAGACGGCATTGCACAAGTATCGCAAATCGATGCAGCCACCAAACACTACAACTACATTTGGATGAACTATATCACGATGGATGTGCTAGGGCTTACAGCGAGTCTCTATACCAAATTGACGCCTTGGTGGACCAGTTCAAATGAGTTTACGCTAACGTATTCTTCGGCCACTCCCGTTCTAGCAAATGAAGTACGCGTTAAAGGAGTTGCAGCCTACTTCTCGACATCCAATGACTTTACTTTAAACGCCCTTCAGACTTTGTTTTTAGGGGTGAATTACGAACATAATTTTTCTGGTGTATCCGAAAATTTCCACACGAAAAACTATGCTAATTTAAGTTTGGCGCTAAAATATCTCCTGGCGAATAAAAAAGTAGAACTATCGCTTCAGGCGAGTAATGTATTGAATAGCACCTATTCGACCTACAAAAAAACGACAGAGGCGAAACAAGAATTTAATAACAACTGGGACAATCGCACGCTTCGCTTTAGTGTTAGCTATAAATTTGGAAACAGCAGTCTGAAGACAAAACAACGGGCTAGTGCGAATCAAGAAGAGCTCAACCGCATGTAAATTATCTCCTCTTCGTATGGTAAAGAGGCAACAAAAAGAAAGACAAGGCGCCTAAAACGACAACGATTGCCGTTTGCGTAGTCCACAGCATCCAGCCAAAGGCGGTTCCTGCAACAGTAGAAATGTGATACAACACCAACAGTTCGGCTAGTAGTAGAGGAAAAGCACCAAAACCGCCATTGGTAAAGGATACCGCAAAACTTCCCGCCACAAAAGCAGACATAATCATCGGAAACGTCAATACACTCGTTTCTGCTAAGGCCAACGTACCAAAGTAAAACGTAGCAATATACCCCCCCAAATCACCAAGGTAAAAAACAAAAACTCCAATTTAGCAGGCATCTTAAAGATGCTATTCACCCCTTCTACTAAACCTTTGAGTTTGCGTTTCACAAAAGCAATGGGTTTCCAAGTGACATACATAAAAATCAACACTACA contains the following coding sequences:
- a CDS encoding outer membrane beta-barrel family protein, coding for MKYTILFFFFSLFAIGQTAQLTGVIYEGEQPTEFAEIRFVHTENNQHYTTYTQVQGSFTLTLPMGKYQFTVYQFNQEVYQKTLDIVQNTHLGKIILETNQRLDEVKIVAQQKVIERKIDRLIFNLDRTVVGTGGNVLEALKATPSVRVSPTGIQIVGKNQVLVLLDDRPTYLSGEELMRYLESMSSSDIQRIEVITTPPAKYEAEGNSGILNIVTKKNAIDAWNAVAGTTYQRSKRNTMRYNAGFNWNQKGWNLKANVNFGDARFLRQWNNDLYYLNETWESRSATAGRNDYYNLNFALSRQLTKNWEMGLKIAKNNYNFRGPTGGKTTRYANGELHSFITEDSKEQSKSDRLILSYFNEIKLDTLGKKITVDLDYINSDQPNFRQFTSATLDPQGLPMPNRFLQGGNDNQNDIENYVGKLDIDLPFSGINLQLGTKLSVSKTNNNLLIYNKLNQNKQQNQFDYKENNQAFYVSANKTWMDRLTAQVGLRLEATQTVGYASALDQTNRSKEVKLFPTVYVNYVANEAHSFGFNYSTRINRPNFESLNPTRSTYNEYSYHEGNPFLKPAYTTNFELIHTYKKLESKIFYSQLKDGIAQVSQIDAATKHYNYIWMNYITMDVLGLTASLYTKLTPWWTSSNEFTLTYSSATPVLANEVRVKGVAAYFSTSNDFTLNALQTLFLGVNYEHNFSGVSENFHTKNYANLSLALKYLLANKKVELSLQASNVLNSTYSTYKKTTEAKQEFNNNWDNRTLRFSVSYKFGNSSLKTKQRASANQEELNRM